The following are from one region of the bacterium genome:
- a CDS encoding Rne/Rng family ribonuclease has product MKKEILINVTRFEIRTAVLDDGKLIEYYSERLEKKNLVGRIYKGKVENIVHGLAGAFVNIGLSKNGFLPLSDIPDKAMSEMYDSEMEEEEAQKIEKELKLDLKTGQDILVQVVKEPLGKKGARLSSFIFLAGRYLVLTPSINHIGVSRRIKDRAERSRLRSIASKLKQGKIGLIVRTAAEKALEADLKLDFDNLNETWSSIFESASKEKSPALLYEELLVSLKLVRDQFTKGVANVIVDSRVEYENILRYLRRNAPKLRSRVRLYAESVPIFEKYGVENEIKKVFERKIWLKSGGFITIDHTEALVAIDVNTGRFSGEEQPEKLIFQTNMEAASEIARQIMLRDLSGLLIIDFIDMRSKENMATVLKELKRYLHEDRAHTDFSGFSRFGLIEITRERKRPGLFVHLTEECAVCKGLGRIPSRDYLLSEIERMLEQHTRRFEGKTLLIKAEPRIADYLSVQRFEELTDWATTYNIAIEVKSDIYASAGEYSIIISDTNDIIHSRQVNSAPEHSDN; this is encoded by the coding sequence ATGAAGAAAGAAATACTCATAAATGTTACACGTTTCGAGATCAGAACGGCCGTCCTTGACGACGGCAAGCTGATTGAATACTACTCCGAACGATTGGAGAAGAAAAACCTGGTAGGCAGAATCTACAAAGGAAAAGTTGAAAACATTGTACACGGCCTTGCCGGCGCCTTCGTGAACATTGGCCTTTCAAAGAACGGTTTCCTTCCCCTTTCCGACATACCCGATAAAGCGATGTCGGAGATGTACGATTCGGAGATGGAGGAGGAGGAGGCGCAAAAGATAGAAAAGGAGCTTAAGCTTGATTTAAAAACCGGCCAGGATATTCTTGTACAGGTAGTTAAGGAACCTCTCGGCAAGAAGGGCGCAAGACTCTCATCCTTCATCTTTCTTGCAGGCCGCTATCTTGTCCTGACTCCTTCGATAAACCATATAGGCGTTTCGAGAAGAATCAAGGATCGCGCTGAACGTTCAAGGCTTCGTTCAATAGCATCAAAACTCAAGCAGGGAAAGATCGGCCTGATTGTGAGGACGGCCGCCGAGAAAGCACTTGAGGCGGATCTCAAACTCGATTTTGATAATCTGAATGAAACCTGGTCGTCCATCTTTGAAAGCGCCAGCAAGGAAAAATCCCCCGCTCTGCTTTACGAGGAGCTTCTGGTCTCGCTCAAATTGGTGAGGGACCAGTTCACTAAAGGCGTAGCCAACGTTATTGTTGATTCAAGAGTCGAGTACGAAAATATACTGAGATATCTCAGGAGAAATGCGCCGAAGCTTCGCTCAAGGGTAAGGCTCTATGCAGAATCAGTGCCCATTTTCGAAAAGTACGGGGTCGAGAACGAGATAAAAAAGGTTTTCGAGAGAAAGATATGGCTCAAGAGCGGGGGCTTCATAACTATAGACCATACGGAAGCGCTGGTTGCCATTGATGTGAACACCGGCCGTTTCTCGGGAGAGGAACAGCCTGAAAAATTGATCTTCCAGACAAACATGGAGGCCGCCTCCGAGATAGCCAGGCAGATAATGCTCCGCGATCTCTCGGGATTACTGATAATCGATTTCATAGACATGCGCTCCAAGGAAAACATGGCTACGGTGCTCAAGGAGCTCAAGCGATACCTCCACGAAGACAGGGCGCATACCGATTTCTCCGGATTCAGCAGGTTCGGCTTAATCGAGATAACCAGGGAACGCAAGCGTCCCGGTCTTTTCGTCCATTTGACAGAGGAGTGCGCCGTATGCAAGGGTCTTGGAAGAATCCCTTCAAGAGACTATCTCCTCTCGGAGATAGAAAGAATGCTCGAACAGCACACGAGAAGGTTCGAGGGCAAGACCCTTCTCATCAAGGCGGAACCGCGAATAGCGGACTACCTCTCGGTTCAGAGATTCGAGGAGCTTACAGACTGGGCGACGACGTACAATATAGCAATAGAAGTAAAATCGGATATTTACGCTTCAGCCGGAGAATACTCGATAATCATCTCCGATACGAACGATATCATCCACTCCAGGCAGGTGAACAGTGCGCCCGAACACTCGGATAACTGA
- a CDS encoding glycosyltransferase family 39 protein, whose product MNEAVMEKKKWWALPALWASGIALFIPLLRNRFIGDDYTALLIFKAYKTKPFFETVLYGGNDFFRPLNLALIMARGALFGDNPLPYVLANIAMHLVNTTMVYLIASRVFKKTLAAVSSSVLFLVAFSHYEAITWISGSVTLFVTFFILMTLYSYMRFREKGRGFWLGFSLASYILAFLMQEASIALPLLLPLYDLILVRKADRTRGFFYPYIVFGAILAAYIVLQFSWAYRFIGSEGIYKPGWHILTNLFDYWVWLWMPNPRHPYVASVLGILPPPLLWVYWALAAVAALTLPLIILLACLRKLSRPLLWSFLLAVATLLVFLPFTIKISARYPYLPSVGISLFAGGLFSAAWEFFKERRRTALIWALCVLGGIYLACNVFATILVQKEFVRVSVLTERLAVDMEKLTDFGKDDVIFIEELPSHIHLHEAVNWISGKEVTIYASNDAYRKTPRTLEETREWFKGKKGDLYHLRFESGKLELVSKEHLSP is encoded by the coding sequence ATGAACGAAGCAGTTATGGAAAAAAAGAAATGGTGGGCGCTGCCCGCGCTATGGGCATCTGGTATTGCGCTGTTTATTCCATTGCTCCGGAATCGCTTCATAGGCGACGACTATACCGCGCTTCTGATATTCAAGGCGTATAAGACAAAGCCCTTCTTTGAGACCGTTCTCTACGGCGGTAACGATTTCTTCAGACCTCTCAATCTGGCTCTCATAATGGCTCGCGGCGCCCTGTTCGGGGACAATCCCCTGCCTTACGTTCTGGCCAACATCGCGATGCATCTTGTAAACACCACAATGGTTTATCTGATAGCATCGCGCGTTTTCAAAAAGACCCTTGCCGCCGTTTCGTCGTCCGTTCTTTTTCTCGTCGCATTCAGTCATTACGAAGCTATCACTTGGATATCAGGCTCCGTGACGCTCTTCGTTACTTTTTTCATTTTGATGACCCTGTATTCCTACATGCGCTTCAGGGAAAAAGGCCGCGGGTTCTGGCTTGGCTTTTCTTTAGCATCATACATTCTGGCATTTCTCATGCAGGAAGCTTCGATAGCGCTCCCGCTGCTTCTCCCATTGTACGATCTTATACTTGTCAGGAAGGCGGACAGAACACGCGGTTTCTTTTATCCTTATATAGTATTCGGGGCAATATTAGCCGCCTACATTGTACTGCAGTTCAGCTGGGCTTACCGCTTCATCGGTTCCGAAGGGATATACAAGCCGGGCTGGCATATCCTGACCAACCTTTTTGACTATTGGGTATGGCTCTGGATGCCCAACCCCCGGCACCCCTATGTCGCTTCAGTACTGGGGATACTGCCGCCGCCATTGCTCTGGGTCTACTGGGCGCTTGCTGCGGTCGCGGCATTAACCCTTCCCCTGATAATCCTTCTGGCTTGCTTAAGGAAGCTTTCAAGGCCCTTGCTGTGGAGCTTTCTTCTTGCTGTTGCGACCCTTCTCGTGTTCCTTCCTTTTACTATCAAGATAAGCGCGCGCTACCCGTATCTGCCGTCGGTCGGAATCTCGCTCTTTGCCGGAGGCCTCTTCAGCGCCGCTTGGGAATTTTTTAAGGAACGCAGGCGAACCGCATTGATATGGGCTCTGTGCGTATTGGGCGGCATTTATCTGGCATGCAACGTCTTCGCCACTATACTCGTCCAGAAGGAGTTCGTTCGCGTTAGTGTGCTGACGGAAAGACTGGCTGTTGACATGGAAAAACTAACTGATTTCGGAAAGGATGACGTTATCTTTATCGAAGAGCTTCCATCGCACATTCATCTTCACGAGGCAGTCAATTGGATTTCAGGCAAGGAAGTCACGATTTATGCCTCAAACGACGCCTACCGGAAGACCCCGCGAACGCTGGAGGAGACGAGGGAATGGTTCAAAGGCAAAAAGGGTGATTTGTATCATCTTAGATTCGAATCAGGAAAACTGGAGCTGGTCTCTAAGGAGCATTTAAGCCCCTAG
- a CDS encoding ABC transporter ATP-binding protein has product MSRERPKGVGVRSFKTLLPYMRHHWWKIAIGTLALIVVDVAQVAMPKFIQIALDNILAPSKGVNLVLIMVLSTLGAGILIALGRFLWRYLISGSNIRIITDLRRKLLEHLGKLSFSFFNKQQVGDLMAHATNDLDAIMQAMTFGFILVVDLVFMGLFTIAAMVFLDWPFTALLTVYTMIPLVILLFLTLRFSGLMRRRFEAVREAFSSMSARVSENISGIRVVKAYVQEKGESDIFFGISKDYVKKNIDLIKLWGLFFPLIMFLSNISLFVILLIGGRFVILAHLSIGSFVAFQAYLGMLIWPMISIGWLMNLVQSGAASMGRINKILETRPEIADDERTLNIGAIEGNVRYSRLTFKYPEVPYPALEDISFELKPGKILGIIGTLGSGKSTLISLLPRLFEAPEGSITVDGHPISRIPLKVLRGAIGVVPQDSFLFSETVRENIGFGVEREVSDEEIERAAKIAGIHDEIVEFPQGYETILGERGVTVSGGQKQRLTIARAVLADPRILILDDALSAVDADTEIEILTELKKIMRTRAVIIISARPRSLAFADEILVMDEGRIVERGTHEELMIKDGLYALFAKLQGVK; this is encoded by the coding sequence ATGTCTCGAGAAAGACCTAAGGGTGTAGGGGTACGTTCTTTCAAGACGTTACTGCCTTACATGCGTCATCACTGGTGGAAGATAGCCATCGGTACGCTTGCGCTCATTGTCGTAGACGTTGCACAGGTTGCTATGCCCAAGTTCATCCAGATTGCGCTTGATAACATCCTTGCCCCTTCGAAGGGAGTAAACCTCGTGCTCATAATGGTTCTTTCCACTCTAGGGGCCGGCATCCTCATCGCCTTGGGTCGATTCCTCTGGCGCTACCTTATCTCGGGGTCTAACATAAGGATAATAACGGACCTCCGCAGGAAGCTCCTTGAACACCTGGGCAAGCTTTCCTTCTCCTTCTTCAACAAACAGCAGGTCGGAGACCTTATGGCTCACGCCACTAACGATCTCGATGCCATAATGCAGGCAATGACGTTCGGGTTTATTCTTGTTGTAGATCTTGTCTTTATGGGTCTTTTCACTATAGCGGCGATGGTGTTTCTGGATTGGCCCTTTACGGCGCTCTTGACCGTCTACACAATGATACCCTTGGTGATTCTTCTCTTCCTTACCCTGAGGTTCTCAGGTCTTATGAGAAGAAGATTCGAAGCCGTACGCGAGGCGTTCTCGTCAATGTCGGCAAGGGTCTCCGAAAACATATCTGGCATAAGGGTAGTCAAAGCCTACGTGCAGGAGAAAGGCGAGTCCGATATCTTCTTCGGAATAAGCAAGGACTACGTTAAAAAGAATATTGACCTCATAAAGCTGTGGGGGCTCTTCTTTCCTTTGATAATGTTTCTTTCAAACATATCGCTTTTCGTTATCCTGCTGATTGGTGGTCGTTTTGTTATACTCGCTCACCTTTCGATAGGAAGCTTTGTGGCGTTCCAGGCTTATCTGGGCATGCTCATCTGGCCCATGATCTCCATCGGATGGCTGATGAACCTGGTGCAGAGCGGAGCTGCGTCCATGGGCCGCATCAACAAGATACTTGAGACCAGGCCCGAGATCGCCGACGATGAGCGCACATTGAACATTGGTGCAATCGAGGGCAATGTACGGTATTCGAGACTAACCTTCAAGTATCCCGAAGTTCCTTATCCGGCGCTGGAAGACATCAGCTTCGAATTGAAGCCGGGCAAGATTCTGGGAATAATCGGCACGCTCGGTTCCGGTAAATCGACCCTCATCTCACTACTGCCCCGTTTGTTCGAGGCGCCCGAGGGTTCAATAACGGTTGACGGTCATCCAATATCGAGAATTCCCCTGAAGGTCTTACGCGGAGCCATAGGTGTCGTACCCCAGGACAGCTTCCTCTTCTCTGAAACGGTCAGGGAAAACATAGGATTCGGAGTAGAGAGGGAGGTCTCGGATGAAGAGATAGAGCGTGCAGCGAAGATAGCCGGCATTCACGATGAGATAGTCGAGTTTCCTCAGGGCTACGAAACCATTCTTGGCGAGCGCGGGGTCACAGTATCGGGAGGCCAGAAGCAGCGCCTGACAATTGCCAGGGCTGTTCTGGCGGATCCAAGGATTCTCATTCTCGACGACGCCCTTTCGGCCGTTGATGCCGATACGGAGATAGAGATTCTTACCGAGCTAAAGAAAATAATGCGCACCCGAGCCGTTATCATAATCTCGGCGCGGCCGAGAAGTCTCGCTTTTGCTGATGAGATACTCGTAATGGACGAAGGCCGCATAGTGGAGCGTGGAACTCACGAAGAATTGATGATAAAAGACGGTCTCTACGCCTTGTTCGCAAAATTGCAGGGGGTGAAGTAG
- a CDS encoding ABC transporter ATP-binding protein, translating to MFAHEEEKLGKIYDSRIVARLIKYLERDWWMIAVSAFLGILLSVAQIALPIITQRAIDLDIFKVTRLMRLTPSQIKGHENEIYHMRDSLWAVPQQYLSKIPHSAEDEVDQREYYLMDREKAVKNLAPDVAEKYPAVGEDKLLVPYKDLDNANSFPTKVLSVLRQSDWKGLTRLAIFFMLIGVFRFIASFIQVILTTLAGQRSMHRLRTAIFSHLQHLPVRFFDRNPVGRLVTRATNDVDTLNQFFSEVITSFFYDGFILLGLMIALPIYNWRLSLVLFAIVPPMVVATVVFRRRLRDAFRKVRVRIARINAFLNENLSGIKIIQMFRQEAKRIKEFHTINESYYDARFKQMMVFAVFRPLVDFLAMFAMAAIIWFGAHWIVAGVLTVGFLTAFLRFAEIFFEPVRDLTEKFNLLQQAMASGERIFMLLDEKKEDYDGVTIDKKVRGDIEFQNVWFAYNEEEWVLKDISFRIKPGERVAFVGATGAGKTSLINVLSRFYEIQKGRILLDGKDTKDIDKKFLRSNVGIVMQDVFLFLGDIETNIKLRSELPQEIVESAARTTNASQFISKLPDTYKSPVQERGVNLSVGERQLISFARALAFDPAILVLDEATSSVDTKTEALIQDAIHKLLEGRTSLIIAHRLSTVRDADRIIVLDHGKIVEEGSHEELMARKDFYYGLYKLQFEHKIS from the coding sequence ATGTTCGCTCACGAGGAAGAAAAACTCGGCAAGATATACGATTCGAGGATAGTCGCAAGGCTCATCAAATATCTCGAGCGCGACTGGTGGATGATTGCCGTTTCAGCCTTTTTAGGGATACTCTTATCGGTGGCTCAGATAGCGCTTCCCATCATTACGCAGCGAGCAATTGACCTCGACATATTCAAGGTTACAAGGCTCATGCGTCTTACGCCCTCTCAGATAAAGGGGCACGAGAACGAGATATACCATATGCGGGATTCTCTCTGGGCCGTTCCGCAACAGTATCTTTCCAAGATTCCCCATTCTGCGGAAGACGAGGTGGACCAGCGGGAGTACTACCTCATGGACAGGGAAAAAGCAGTGAAGAATCTCGCACCCGACGTCGCGGAAAAGTACCCTGCCGTGGGTGAAGATAAACTTCTCGTACCGTACAAGGATCTTGATAATGCGAATTCCTTCCCTACAAAGGTCCTCTCAGTGCTTCGCCAAAGCGACTGGAAAGGACTCACGAGGCTTGCCATTTTCTTCATGCTCATAGGCGTTTTCCGCTTCATAGCGAGCTTTATTCAGGTAATTCTTACGACCCTGGCCGGGCAGCGGTCCATGCACCGGCTCCGGACCGCCATATTCTCGCACCTTCAGCATCTGCCCGTCCGTTTCTTTGACCGCAACCCGGTCGGAAGGCTCGTAACAAGGGCTACAAACGATGTAGACACGCTTAACCAGTTCTTTTCAGAGGTTATTACCAGCTTCTTCTACGACGGATTCATACTTCTCGGACTGATGATAGCTCTTCCCATCTACAACTGGAGGCTTTCGCTTGTTTTATTCGCCATAGTGCCGCCTATGGTCGTTGCAACCGTAGTATTCCGGCGAAGGCTTCGCGACGCATTCCGCAAGGTTCGCGTCCGCATCGCCCGCATTAACGCTTTCTTGAATGAAAACCTCTCTGGAATCAAGATTATCCAGATGTTCAGACAGGAGGCTAAGCGCATAAAGGAGTTCCATACCATCAATGAAAGCTACTACGATGCGCGATTCAAACAGATGATGGTTTTCGCTGTCTTCAGACCCCTCGTCGATTTCCTTGCGATGTTCGCAATGGCCGCCATAATCTGGTTCGGCGCGCACTGGATAGTTGCCGGAGTGCTTACGGTCGGTTTTTTAACAGCTTTCCTGCGATTCGCCGAGATCTTCTTCGAGCCTGTGAGGGACCTTACTGAGAAGTTCAACTTGCTGCAGCAGGCAATGGCTTCAGGCGAACGCATATTCATGCTTCTTGACGAGAAAAAAGAAGACTACGATGGAGTTACTATTGATAAAAAGGTGAGGGGCGATATAGAATTCCAGAATGTCTGGTTCGCTTACAACGAAGAGGAGTGGGTTCTTAAGGACATAAGCTTCCGCATAAAACCAGGGGAGCGCGTGGCGTTCGTGGGAGCTACCGGAGCGGGCAAAACGTCCCTCATAAACGTATTGTCGCGTTTTTACGAGATTCAAAAGGGCAGGATACTGCTGGACGGCAAGGATACAAAGGACATCGACAAGAAGTTTCTGCGTTCCAATGTGGGCATTGTAATGCAGGATGTTTTTCTCTTTTTGGGGGACATAGAAACGAACATCAAGTTGAGGAGCGAGCTCCCTCAGGAGATCGTGGAAAGTGCGGCCCGCACAACCAACGCGAGCCAGTTCATCTCAAAACTGCCGGATACTTATAAATCGCCTGTGCAGGAAAGAGGAGTGAATCTTTCAGTAGGCGAGCGCCAGCTTATATCGTTCGCGCGTGCGCTGGCATTCGACCCCGCTATACTCGTTCTGGACGAGGCCACATCCTCCGTCGACACTAAGACCGAAGCCCTGATTCAGGACGCAATACACAAGCTGCTCGAGGGCCGTACGTCGCTTATCATTGCTCACAGGCTGTCGACGGTGCGTGATGCGGACAGAATAATAGTCCTTGACCACGGCAAAATAGTCGAAGAGGGATCTCATGAGGAGCTTATGGCTCGCAAAGACTTCTATTACGGACTCTACAAGCTTCAGTTCGAGCATAAAATCAGCTGA
- a CDS encoding GTP-binding protein, whose product MIPVKVVVFGKGEAGKSTLIQGLIPDAMNIERGGRTVAMDYGFVSFEGWTFHLWGTPGQARFEPVREVLVQGIDVAVFVIDSSRYFDEEDKRLLEEVERQGVPYLLFVNHKPDGQKERRSTERLMEGFPKPSRIVEGSAKNPATVSQFVSALKEMARSLAPDSSM is encoded by the coding sequence ATGATTCCTGTAAAGGTCGTTGTCTTCGGCAAGGGCGAGGCTGGAAAAAGCACGCTCATACAAGGGCTTATACCTGACGCCATGAACATAGAGAGGGGCGGAAGAACGGTAGCCATGGATTATGGTTTCGTTTCGTTCGAGGGATGGACATTCCATCTCTGGGGTACGCCCGGCCAGGCTCGATTCGAACCCGTACGCGAGGTTCTTGTCCAGGGGATTGACGTAGCCGTTTTCGTTATAGACTCCTCCAGATACTTCGACGAAGAGGATAAGCGACTTCTGGAGGAGGTCGAAAGACAGGGCGTACCATATCTGCTTTTCGTCAATCACAAGCCTGACGGACAAAAAGAACGCAGGTCGACCGAAAGGCTTATGGAGGGCTTCCCGAAGCCTTCCCGGATTGTCGAAGGCTCGGCAAAAAACCCGGCGACGGTTTCGCAATTCGTTAGCGCGCTCAAGGAGATGGCAAGGAGTTTAGCGCCCGATTCAAGTATGTGA
- a CDS encoding TIGR03960 family B12-binding radical SAM protein, with protein sequence MISSYREQFERLLPQVERPVRYTDSELFSVKTREVKTRIALLFPDTYEIGMSNYGLKVLYHIINGTKTASAERAFIPWVDMVPMMKKQGIPLHTLETSTPLSEFDMVGISLQSELGYTNALAALELSGIPLRYIDRSEKHPLIVAGGPCTANPLPLESFFDAFLMGDGEDAVREMADVLASTKSKSERLSGFAEIEGVWVPPIHGRSKAIRKRTVSELRFSDAPAKQILPIGEIEHDRLVVEIGRGCLRGCRFCQAGFANRPQRYRPFEDISALAEEGISATGWDEVSLLSFAVSDYPRLDELLSGLNSKLGSRRVSLSLPSFRGETFNERIGKRLLEIKKTGLTFAPETASVRLKKVINKNVANEEIINTALTAARLGWRHVKLYFMVGLPTETEEDIDMNIDFIRELAREAKGLAVNIHVASFVPKPHTPFQWCPFTDVGILEERISRMKEEAGAKRVRTKWARPDASFVEAVLARGDEKLAKVLEGVLQRGGYFQEWSENFKLERWLETFGETGVDPAAYTRERKPDERLPWEFLNLGISPEFLRAEYSKAMHEETRSDCMNGDCYDCGVGCSATDRTPGKIQGKPIPEDSTGSVIPRACSETANGPFRIRMKFEVGEAFRYASHLDFVRAVYRLLRRSGLSLCYTEGFSPHPRVSFGFPKPVGVTSRGEYVDAFLSRMPQKSVALVLERCTPPGLKITESRTLSLQSEAITKAASVLQYRVWPSPEEPFQQLVHRIAHEDSAVQVSVCDGKLTVFLANAARAKLWNSLSLIYKIPTSEARLLRVERVDAYAAAGDRLIPLLEETS encoded by the coding sequence ATGATTTCTTCCTACAGGGAGCAGTTCGAACGCCTCTTGCCGCAGGTCGAACGTCCAGTGAGATATACCGACTCGGAGCTTTTTTCCGTAAAGACCAGAGAAGTCAAAACTCGGATAGCGCTTCTCTTTCCGGATACGTACGAGATAGGCATGTCCAACTACGGTCTAAAGGTGCTGTACCACATTATCAATGGAACAAAGACGGCTTCTGCAGAGCGTGCATTCATCCCCTGGGTTGATATGGTTCCAATGATGAAGAAGCAAGGCATACCTCTTCACACGCTTGAAACTTCTACTCCGCTTTCGGAGTTCGACATGGTGGGAATAAGCCTGCAGAGCGAGTTAGGCTACACGAACGCGCTTGCCGCTTTAGAGCTTTCCGGCATACCCTTGAGATATATTGACCGCTCTGAAAAACACCCCTTGATAGTCGCCGGAGGACCCTGCACCGCTAACCCCCTTCCGCTCGAATCCTTTTTCGACGCCTTTCTCATGGGGGATGGTGAAGATGCGGTAAGGGAGATGGCAGACGTTCTCGCCTCGACAAAGAGCAAATCCGAACGGCTGTCCGGATTTGCGGAGATTGAGGGCGTATGGGTGCCTCCGATACACGGCCGCTCCAAGGCCATAAGGAAGAGAACGGTTTCAGAGTTGAGGTTTTCGGACGCGCCTGCAAAACAGATTCTGCCCATTGGAGAGATAGAACACGACAGGCTCGTTGTCGAGATTGGACGCGGATGCCTTCGCGGATGCCGATTCTGCCAGGCAGGCTTCGCGAATCGTCCTCAAAGATACAGGCCATTTGAGGATATTTCGGCGCTTGCCGAGGAGGGAATCAGCGCTACCGGATGGGACGAAGTCTCTCTGCTTTCCTTTGCGGTCTCTGACTATCCCCGGCTGGATGAGCTTCTTTCGGGATTAAACTCGAAGCTGGGTTCCAGGCGTGTTTCTCTCTCCCTTCCGAGTTTCAGGGGCGAGACGTTCAACGAGCGAATCGGGAAAAGACTTCTTGAGATAAAAAAAACAGGATTGACCTTCGCTCCCGAGACTGCTTCCGTCCGTTTGAAGAAGGTCATTAACAAGAACGTCGCAAACGAAGAAATCATCAATACTGCATTGACCGCGGCGCGCCTGGGCTGGAGACACGTAAAGCTCTATTTCATGGTTGGTCTTCCGACGGAAACCGAGGAAGACATAGATATGAACATAGACTTCATCCGCGAGCTTGCGCGAGAAGCCAAGGGCCTTGCCGTAAACATACATGTAGCCTCTTTCGTTCCCAAGCCGCATACACCGTTTCAGTGGTGCCCCTTCACCGATGTCGGGATTCTTGAAGAAAGAATATCGAGGATGAAGGAAGAAGCGGGCGCCAAAAGGGTAAGGACTAAATGGGCAAGACCTGACGCGAGTTTTGTAGAGGCAGTTCTTGCCAGGGGGGACGAAAAACTGGCAAAAGTTCTGGAAGGAGTCCTCCAGCGGGGAGGTTACTTCCAGGAATGGAGTGAAAATTTCAAGCTTGAGCGCTGGCTGGAAACATTCGGGGAAACCGGCGTTGACCCTGCGGCCTACACGCGGGAAAGAAAGCCCGATGAGAGGCTGCCGTGGGAATTCCTTAACCTTGGCATATCCCCGGAGTTTCTCAGGGCTGAGTACAGCAAAGCGATGCACGAAGAGACCCGCAGCGACTGCATGAATGGAGACTGCTACGACTGCGGCGTCGGTTGTTCAGCCACGGACAGGACCCCCGGTAAAATTCAGGGCAAACCTATCCCTGAAGACTCGACAGGTTCAGTTATCCCCAGAGCGTGTTCGGAGACTGCGAATGGTCCCTTCAGAATAAGGATGAAGTTCGAAGTCGGAGAGGCTTTCAGATACGCAAGTCATCTTGATTTCGTCAGGGCTGTTTACCGTCTTCTGAGACGCTCCGGTCTCTCGCTATGCTACACCGAGGGCTTCTCGCCTCATCCCAGGGTCAGCTTCGGATTCCCGAAACCCGTAGGCGTAACCAGCAGAGGAGAATACGTAGACGCTTTTCTTTCACGAATGCCGCAAAAAAGCGTTGCGTTGGTTCTCGAACGTTGCACGCCGCCCGGACTGAAAATAACAGAATCGAGAACGCTCTCCTTGCAGTCCGAAGCCATAACAAAGGCGGCGAGCGTACTTCAATACCGCGTCTGGCCCAGCCCGGAAGAGCCTTTCCAACAACTCGTCCATAGGATCGCCCATGAGGACAGCGCGGTGCAAGTTAGCGTCTGCGACGGCAAATTGACCGTTTTTCTGGCCAATGCTGCGCGAGCAAAGCTATGGAATTCACTCTCCCTTATTTATAAAATACCTACATCCGAGGCGCGTCTCCTGCGGGTCGAGCGCGTCGACGCTTACGCCGCAGCTGGAGACCGCCTTATACCGCTTCTTGAGGAGACATCCTGA
- a CDS encoding MTH1187 family thiamine-binding protein: MLVQFTMFPTDKGESVSPYVARILELVDSSGLAYKLGPMSTAVEGEWDEVFALLKRCRDELRKDSNRVYIVISVDDRKGAQNRIEGKIRSVEEKLGKKVST; the protein is encoded by the coding sequence ATGCTTGTTCAGTTTACCATGTTTCCCACCGACAAGGGCGAATCGGTCTCCCCTTACGTCGCGCGCATCCTCGAACTAGTGGACTCCTCAGGGCTTGCATACAAGCTCGGTCCAATGTCAACCGCAGTCGAAGGAGAATGGGATGAGGTGTTTGCCCTCCTTAAGCGATGCCGCGACGAACTCCGCAAAGATTCCAACCGCGTCTACATCGTCATCAGTGTCGACGACCGCAAGGGCGCTCAAAACCGCATAGAAGGAAAGATTCGCTCGGTCGAAGAAAAGCTAGGCAAGAAAGTTTCCACTTAG